In a single window of the Paenibacillus sp. MMS20-IR301 genome:
- the dnaJ gene encoding molecular chaperone DnaJ: MADKRDYYEVLGLGRDASDDEVKKAYRKLARQYHPDVNKASDAEAKFKEVKEAYDVLSDGQQRARYDQYGHIDPNQGMGGGFGGGGGDFGGLGDIFDMFFGGGGRRDPNAPQRGGDLQYTMTIEFKEAVFGKETDITIPRTETCDTCFGSGAKAGTKPETCSVCHGSGQQEFVQNTPLGQMRNRRPCSHCSGTGKIIKEKCTTCAGQGKVKRQRKIHVRIPAGVDDGAQLRMTGEGEGGTRGGPAGDLYIVIRVKDHDFFERENNDIMCEVPLTFAQAALGDEIEIPTLTEKVKLKIPAGTQTGTFFRLKGKGVPHLRGNGVGDQHVRVIVVTPSKLSEEQKDLLRQFASHNGENTHEQEQSFFDRVKRAFRGD; encoded by the coding sequence GTGGCAGATAAACGTGATTATTATGAGGTTCTGGGTCTCGGAAGAGATGCATCAGACGATGAAGTGAAGAAAGCGTACCGCAAGCTGGCGCGCCAGTACCATCCGGACGTAAATAAGGCGAGCGATGCGGAAGCAAAGTTCAAAGAGGTCAAGGAAGCTTATGATGTCCTCAGTGACGGGCAGCAGCGGGCTCGGTATGACCAATACGGTCATATTGACCCTAACCAGGGTATGGGCGGCGGCTTTGGCGGCGGCGGGGGAGATTTCGGCGGACTTGGCGATATCTTCGATATGTTCTTCGGCGGCGGCGGACGGCGTGATCCGAATGCACCGCAGCGCGGCGGCGATTTGCAGTACACAATGACCATTGAGTTCAAGGAAGCGGTGTTCGGCAAGGAAACTGATATTACCATTCCGCGCACAGAAACCTGTGATACCTGCTTCGGCTCCGGTGCTAAGGCAGGAACGAAGCCGGAGACCTGTTCCGTCTGCCACGGCAGCGGCCAGCAGGAGTTCGTGCAGAATACACCGCTTGGACAGATGCGTAACCGCCGTCCCTGCTCGCATTGCAGCGGCACAGGCAAAATCATCAAGGAAAAATGTACCACGTGCGCCGGCCAGGGTAAGGTTAAACGGCAGCGCAAAATCCATGTACGCATTCCCGCAGGTGTGGATGACGGCGCGCAGCTGCGCATGACCGGCGAAGGGGAAGGCGGTACACGCGGCGGCCCGGCAGGAGATCTGTACATTGTAATCCGTGTGAAGGACCATGATTTCTTCGAGCGTGAGAACAATGATATTATGTGCGAGGTTCCGCTGACATTTGCCCAGGCGGCCCTTGGCGATGAGATTGAAATCCCGACCCTGACGGAGAAAGTAAAACTCAAAATTCCGGCAGGCACCCAGACCGGCACCTTCTTCCGCCTCAAAGGCAAAGGGGTTCCGCATTTGCGCGGAAATGGCGTCGGCGACCAGCATGTACGGGTTATCGTCGTTACCCCGAGCAAGCTTAGCGAAGAGCAGAAGGATCTGCTGCGCCAGTTCGCTTCGCACAACGGTGAGAACACCCACGAACAGGAGCAGTCCTTCTTCGACCGCGTGAAACGCGCGTTCCGCGGGGACTGA
- a CDS encoding S8 family serine peptidase → MFKRSIRKIGIGTASFSLAVSVLFPSAVFAGSGSFLPASPDLKNHASLLESKLGNAPGSLSTSIQSLTSALHSKPQNYAGNVTTSAPVTFIVQLQNDPVKVAATQGAKGKAPALQRNILRTEHNSFASAAAAIGAVTGHEYTEVFNGYSVTLPGNQVDKLLTLPGVKAVFANRTVHTLETATAELPETLEKVGNGDIFGAEVLTDAGITGEGIKVAVIDTGIDPDHPYLKDFYVEGQGYDVVDDDAEPYETEPDANFEPINGNPYETAHGSHVSGIIKSVAPDVDLYVYRVLGPYGSGSTADVIEGIERAVEDEVDVINLSLGSDVNQQYSPDAIAVDNAANAGVTVVLAAGNAGPEAETVGTPGGAHRTISVAASSTPADITYIRIGATDNVYGIQASEQGLPEEAQGLEVVYAGLGLTVNDYKNADVAGKIALVDRGSNTFVNKSANARAAGAAGLLIANNRAGELNAATDATGVPTYGITKDEGTAIKAELADGRNTITFKVGPDKDNLIAGFSSRGPALPDFNIKPDVAAPGVGVNSSVPEWESPTGYTKLNGTSMASPHVAGAAALLLSSDKTVKGQALTPDQVKILLANNATSLTDRNNKYYSVYEQGAGLINLPKALSATAIARVAEVLDTGRPEAEFPKVSYDTGSLSFGLVTKPTTVTKTVYVDNLDSTVTTFNVAVSWRSAAPEGVEFASLPSSVTAGNYFNVPLKITGEAKEGQYEGVLTLSSKPTSEVLTLPFSVVIGEQYKPDTITNFEVGANNFEYISPNGDGFLESTYLTFSVNETVENLELEVVSLDNSTTVVGDVYATGQKFYPGLYEEPEWKGTVVVQDTGESYVLPDGIYSITPVLDGTTRMDDLSAIVIIDREAPEVAGATITENPRQNEQEPRSATISGVIAYDLMYELIDEATNPNELLAVAAAYEKADGTVGEANGYIGPNGYFEIEVPLAEGLNQFYLYAYDYAYNGYLDYAQLLRYNTDRGAATVSPAASSAKVELGSSITIDAGFSVTENVYGIYGATFNLLYSNSLSQPAIKPSVQLATYQETHFSGVPLSEYTNLIHSEDGRDVLQYGVHLTDGAYDGTGAGSLGQFTFTPTKSGTYTFELSDIQLWSNSYSATIPGGTSTVTVVVTEPLSSSPSNPQPAATQTPTAGTAVASGQLTETADPAGGKPSASLAVSDTVLTTALQNAANKSVVLSVSDVDFSKYGQVSIVLTPTQAEKLKASGNALILNGKAFALTIPAGTLPDFITASGLAVTLSLNTEADTALLSGSTQSIDIGASSLTVKNGWKTGKPVLVQLTLNPDGLKDVRKTGVYQEALNNSWTYLQAGTVPADGQLQFSITGDGTYTAASRNTTFSDVGVHWAKDAVEVLAAHGIVAGKGTTASFKPADSLNQAELLTLFDRLLGKGDTWAAHIKESGSRDVLTREEAALILAQALGADGTAAALTFKDAGSISADAKNAIAFAVSKGYLQGVGNNTFNPKGTLTRAQAAVILERVLEDLRNL, encoded by the coding sequence ATGTTCAAACGCTCCATTCGTAAAATTGGCATAGGCACAGCAAGTTTTAGTCTCGCGGTTTCCGTCCTATTTCCTTCCGCAGTTTTTGCAGGCAGCGGCAGCTTCCTGCCGGCTTCACCGGACCTTAAGAATCATGCTTCCCTGCTTGAATCGAAGCTGGGCAATGCCCCGGGCTCTTTAAGCACCTCCATCCAGAGCTTAACTTCAGCATTACACTCCAAGCCGCAGAATTATGCCGGCAATGTTACAACTTCAGCACCCGTAACCTTCATCGTCCAATTGCAGAACGATCCGGTCAAAGTTGCTGCGACTCAAGGTGCCAAAGGTAAAGCGCCTGCACTTCAGCGCAATATTCTCCGCACTGAGCACAACAGCTTTGCTTCTGCCGCAGCCGCCATTGGTGCCGTTACCGGACATGAATATACGGAGGTCTTCAACGGCTACTCCGTGACACTGCCCGGCAACCAGGTAGACAAGCTGCTGACTCTGCCGGGTGTGAAGGCCGTGTTTGCCAACCGTACGGTACACACGCTGGAAACCGCCACTGCTGAGCTTCCCGAGACGCTTGAGAAGGTCGGAAATGGTGATATCTTCGGCGCGGAAGTACTGACCGATGCCGGTATTACCGGTGAAGGCATTAAGGTTGCTGTAATTGATACCGGTATTGATCCGGATCATCCTTATCTGAAGGATTTCTATGTTGAAGGCCAAGGCTATGATGTCGTTGATGACGATGCGGAGCCATACGAAACAGAACCTGATGCCAATTTCGAACCGATTAACGGTAATCCTTATGAGACCGCTCACGGCTCACATGTATCCGGCATTATCAAAAGTGTTGCACCGGATGTGGATCTTTATGTGTACCGTGTTCTCGGCCCGTATGGAAGCGGCAGCACAGCTGACGTGATCGAAGGTATTGAGCGGGCAGTAGAGGATGAAGTCGATGTCATCAACCTGTCGCTCGGTTCAGATGTGAATCAGCAGTATTCCCCGGATGCGATTGCAGTTGACAACGCGGCGAATGCCGGAGTTACTGTGGTGCTGGCAGCCGGCAACGCCGGCCCTGAAGCTGAGACTGTCGGTACTCCTGGCGGAGCGCACCGTACGATATCGGTTGCAGCGTCCTCTACACCTGCGGATATCACTTATATCCGGATCGGTGCCACAGACAATGTCTATGGGATTCAGGCCTCTGAACAAGGGCTTCCTGAAGAAGCCCAAGGACTTGAGGTCGTATATGCCGGACTTGGGCTTACCGTAAATGACTATAAGAATGCAGATGTAGCAGGCAAGATTGCCCTTGTAGACCGCGGAAGCAACACCTTCGTGAACAAGTCAGCCAATGCCCGTGCAGCAGGCGCTGCCGGACTCTTAATCGCCAATAACCGGGCAGGCGAGCTGAATGCCGCTACTGATGCAACCGGAGTGCCTACTTACGGCATTACCAAGGATGAAGGCACAGCGATTAAGGCTGAGCTGGCGGACGGACGGAATACGATCACCTTCAAGGTTGGCCCGGACAAAGATAACCTCATTGCCGGCTTCAGCTCACGCGGACCGGCCCTTCCGGATTTCAACATTAAACCGGATGTAGCAGCTCCGGGTGTAGGGGTGAATTCATCCGTACCGGAATGGGAGAGCCCGACCGGCTACACCAAGCTTAACGGAACCAGTATGGCCAGCCCGCATGTGGCCGGTGCAGCTGCGCTGCTGCTGAGCTCAGATAAAACGGTTAAGGGTCAAGCTTTAACCCCGGATCAGGTAAAAATTCTATTGGCCAATAATGCTACATCGCTGACAGACCGGAATAATAAATATTACAGCGTATACGAGCAGGGTGCCGGATTAATTAACCTGCCGAAGGCTCTGAGTGCCACCGCTATCGCCCGGGTTGCTGAAGTGCTTGACACCGGCCGTCCAGAAGCGGAATTCCCTAAAGTAAGCTACGACACAGGTTCCTTGTCCTTCGGACTGGTCACTAAGCCGACTACGGTGACCAAGACTGTTTATGTAGACAACTTAGATTCTACTGTAACGACTTTTAATGTGGCTGTGAGCTGGCGTTCAGCAGCCCCTGAAGGCGTTGAATTTGCCAGCCTGCCTTCTTCCGTCACAGCCGGCAATTATTTCAATGTACCGCTCAAGATCACCGGAGAAGCAAAAGAAGGACAGTATGAAGGTGTGCTGACCTTATCCAGCAAACCAACTTCAGAAGTTCTGACTTTACCGTTCAGCGTGGTAATAGGTGAGCAGTACAAACCGGACACCATTACCAATTTCGAAGTGGGTGCTAATAATTTCGAATACATTTCACCTAATGGAGACGGATTCCTTGAGAGTACGTATCTGACCTTCTCTGTGAACGAGACAGTAGAGAACCTGGAGCTTGAGGTTGTCTCTCTCGATAATTCAACTACCGTTGTTGGGGATGTATATGCCACAGGGCAAAAATTCTACCCGGGCCTCTATGAGGAACCTGAATGGAAAGGGACTGTTGTCGTTCAAGATACCGGCGAGTCTTATGTATTGCCGGATGGTATCTATTCCATAACGCCTGTTCTGGACGGAACCACCCGGATGGATGATTTGTCCGCCATTGTGATCATCGACCGGGAGGCGCCGGAAGTTGCCGGAGCAACCATAACGGAGAATCCGCGGCAGAATGAGCAGGAACCGCGCAGCGCAACGATCAGCGGCGTCATTGCCTACGATTTGATGTACGAGCTGATTGATGAGGCTACGAATCCGAATGAACTGCTTGCCGTTGCGGCTGCATATGAGAAAGCAGACGGTACCGTCGGAGAAGCAAACGGTTATATCGGCCCGAACGGTTATTTCGAAATTGAGGTCCCTCTGGCCGAAGGCTTGAACCAATTCTATCTGTACGCATACGATTATGCTTATAACGGTTATCTCGATTATGCCCAGCTCCTGCGCTACAATACGGACCGGGGAGCCGCTACGGTCTCACCTGCAGCTTCCAGTGCCAAAGTTGAACTCGGTTCTTCCATTACTATTGATGCCGGCTTCTCTGTTACGGAGAATGTATACGGGATCTATGGAGCCACCTTCAATCTGTTGTACAGCAACAGCCTGAGCCAGCCGGCTATCAAGCCAAGCGTACAGCTGGCGACCTATCAGGAAACTCATTTCTCCGGCGTACCTTTGTCTGAATATACTAATCTTATCCATTCAGAGGATGGCCGCGATGTGCTGCAGTACGGCGTACATCTGACAGACGGGGCTTATGATGGTACCGGCGCCGGCTCTCTGGGACAATTTACATTTACCCCGACCAAGTCCGGAACCTATACCTTCGAGCTGTCTGACATCCAGCTATGGAGCAACAGCTACTCGGCAACGATTCCGGGAGGAACTTCAACCGTAACTGTTGTTGTAACGGAGCCGCTGTCCAGCAGCCCGTCTAATCCGCAACCTGCGGCTACCCAGACTCCAACTGCCGGAACAGCTGTCGCCTCCGGACAACTGACTGAAACTGCTGACCCTGCGGGCGGCAAACCGTCCGCAAGCCTGGCTGTTTCAGACACCGTCCTGACCACAGCACTTCAGAATGCTGCGAACAAGAGCGTTGTCCTGAGCGTAAGCGACGTAGACTTCTCCAAATACGGACAGGTTAGCATTGTGCTGACACCTACCCAGGCGGAGAAGCTGAAGGCTTCCGGAAATGCCCTTATTCTGAACGGCAAGGCATTCGCCCTGACTATTCCGGCCGGTACGCTTCCGGACTTCATTACTGCCAGCGGTCTTGCTGTAACGCTCAGCTTGAATACTGAAGCAGATACAGCTTTATTAAGCGGAAGCACCCAGAGCATTGATATCGGTGCCTCCTCGCTGACTGTCAAGAACGGCTGGAAGACCGGTAAGCCGGTACTGGTGCAGCTTACCCTGAACCCAGACGGTCTGAAGGATGTCCGCAAGACCGGTGTGTATCAGGAAGCCCTTAACAACAGCTGGACTTACCTGCAAGCCGGTACAGTTCCTGCTGACGGCCAGCTGCAGTTCAGCATTACCGGTGACGGCACTTACACTGCCGCTTCCCGCAACACAACCTTCTCCGATGTCGGCGTACACTGGGCCAAGGATGCGGTTGAAGTCCTTGCCGCTCACGGAATCGTAGCCGGTAAAGGAACTACAGCGAGCTTCAAGCCTGCTGACAGCCTGAATCAGGCTGAACTGCTGACCTTGTTCGACCGCTTGCTCGGCAAGGGCGACACCTGGGCAGCGCACATCAAGGAAAGCGGCTCCCGCGATGTTCTGACCCGCGAAGAGGCAGCCTTGATTCTTGCGCAGGCACTGGGTGCCGACGGCACTGCCGCTGCCCTGACCTTTAAAGATGCAGGCTCCATCTCGGCGGATGCCAAGAACGCAATCGCCTTTGCCGTAAGCAAAGGTTACCTCCAGGGGGTAGGCAACAATACCTTCAACCCTAAGGGTACGCTGACCCGCGCCCAGGCTGCTGTCATTCTGGAGCGTGTGCTTGAGGATCTGCGCAATCTGTAA
- a CDS encoding YfhD family protein, producing the protein MDRENSRIFSKTEKMKLLYEAKAEDVEFSAAEADQDDIEAMDRSQEADKRQLQEILKKE; encoded by the coding sequence ATGGACAGAGAAAATTCACGGATCTTTTCCAAAACAGAGAAAATGAAGCTGCTTTATGAAGCAAAGGCAGAGGATGTTGAATTCTCGGCCGCTGAAGCGGACCAGGATGATATCGAAGCGATGGACCGCTCCCAGGAGGCTGACAAAAGGCAGCTGCAGGAGATTCTGAAGAAGGAATAA
- a CDS encoding methyl-accepting chemotaxis protein: protein MENISGLEVTDELVVRALEKNLALIRFDLDRRVAYVNDVFASSMKYRVEEMYGMQHRELCFPSFVNSPDYEIFWNNLLAGRSFQDKIERMDAEGNSVWLEATYMPVYDATDTQVIGVSKVATNITGRQNNMNRVVEQMQEMADSLNQRAEKGIERSRELLVSIDNIAGVSGENTETLHNLQEQAGAIHGVVQTIRNIASQTHLLALNAAIEAAHAGEFGRGFDVVAKEVRKLAAMVQDQITEVRDSVQAINVEVSRISTGLNLVQDNVEVSQQQIQVALNEFTLIASSAQELDNQAREVMNIV, encoded by the coding sequence ATGGAAAATATTTCAGGGCTGGAAGTAACCGACGAGCTGGTTGTCAGAGCTTTAGAGAAGAATCTTGCATTGATCCGCTTTGACCTTGACCGCCGGGTGGCCTATGTTAACGATGTTTTCGCCAGTTCAATGAAATACAGGGTAGAGGAAATGTATGGCATGCAGCACCGGGAGCTTTGTTTCCCTTCTTTTGTAAACAGCCCGGATTATGAAATATTCTGGAACAACCTGCTGGCCGGCCGGAGCTTTCAGGATAAAATCGAGCGGATGGATGCCGAGGGGAATTCGGTCTGGCTGGAAGCCACATACATGCCCGTGTACGATGCAACAGATACACAGGTGATCGGTGTATCCAAGGTAGCAACGAATATAACAGGCAGACAGAACAACATGAACAGGGTAGTCGAGCAAATGCAGGAGATGGCCGACAGTCTGAACCAGCGGGCGGAAAAAGGAATCGAACGGAGCCGGGAGCTCCTCGTGAGCATCGATAATATCGCCGGGGTATCCGGTGAGAATACCGAAACCTTACATAATCTTCAGGAGCAGGCCGGGGCGATTCATGGCGTAGTTCAGACCATCCGCAATATTGCCTCGCAGACTCATCTCCTGGCCCTTAATGCCGCCATTGAAGCAGCTCACGCCGGAGAGTTCGGACGGGGCTTTGATGTTGTTGCCAAAGAGGTCAGAAAGCTGGCCGCCATGGTGCAGGACCAGATTACGGAAGTGCGGGACAGTGTTCAGGCGATAAACGTGGAAGTAAGCAGAATATCGACCGGACTGAACCTGGTTCAGGATAATGTGGAAGTAAGCCAGCAGCAGATTCAGGTGGCCCTGAATGAATTCACGCTGATTGCCTCCTCCGCGCAGGAGCTTGATAATCAGGCACGCGAAGTGATGAATATTGTCTGA
- a CDS encoding RNA polymerase sigma factor yields the protein MNHLLYLIVIKVMQIKKGGLTQVGNKELFQTYSKEVYRTCYYMVHDAADAEDLCQEVFITIFRSQWQEIDYLKAWIMKITVNTCLNHLKRQQSLQQKLLANLYMFKASPQASVEKLVEQQETKLEWAGYMSRLPVKIRAVLTLRYMHDFSLAEVADALSIPIGTVKSRLHKGLRSMKEMLREPGLPEELRKGEIYEQSGRCAETAVK from the coding sequence ATGAACCATTTGCTGTACTTGATTGTTATAAAGGTAATGCAAATTAAGAAAGGAGGGCTTACCCAGGTGGGCAATAAGGAATTATTTCAAACCTACAGTAAAGAAGTATACAGGACCTGCTACTATATGGTGCATGATGCTGCCGATGCCGAGGATTTATGCCAGGAGGTATTCATTACTATTTTCCGCAGCCAGTGGCAGGAGATCGATTATCTGAAGGCCTGGATTATGAAAATCACAGTCAATACATGCCTCAACCACCTGAAACGCCAGCAAAGTCTGCAGCAGAAGCTGCTGGCCAATCTCTACATGTTCAAAGCCAGCCCGCAGGCTTCTGTTGAGAAGCTGGTGGAGCAGCAGGAAACGAAGCTGGAATGGGCGGGGTATATGTCCCGGCTTCCGGTGAAGATCAGAGCAGTGCTGACCTTGCGGTATATGCATGATTTCAGCCTGGCGGAAGTGGCGGACGCGCTGTCTATTCCAATCGGAACCGTCAAGTCAAGATTACATAAAGGGCTGCGGTCGATGAAGGAGATGCTGCGGGAGCCGGGATTGCCGGAGGAGCTAAGGAAGGGAGAAATTTATGAACAATCTGGAAGATGTGCTGAAACGGCAGTTAAATGA
- a CDS encoding DUF4179 domain-containing protein translates to MNNLEDVLKRQLNDDKTLTYPDFEQMWKRLGVNDAAGPVQVDAEGPAATGYRRKRSWQRVAVLASLSVLLAAAPVYAAIHYNWDGLLSGRSGVQAALAQNLGQPLEQSLTYDGLTLKLHTAIVDENRTVILYTLDVGAKDEAALWNVTDMQLQDQQGKVYDEGFSYLQWDEGNGWYNGYFESEWTPQQDNVQITLKAAAVEAFSSHQQALPLDSGSAAAQVFRIGDEGMQSIEVKPFAQNQNKLLLSSAVTFDQPEAKAWTHPEIVAYNGATKVSGLAGGTFGTPGDNGEYTMQQYFRDSDIVSGQTTYALQYTKLEQHVTGPWAFDLQLSKQQMEGGTVKRVLNIPLETGDTLNTIEEMIITPSQIRLNVRVGGKSFKHDLPYKQYSLLVNGQSLEGHFWGSSADDRDVMKLKFERPEGLVIDEDTPVTFLGKYKVTIHDEDKEPLLLRDISSEKQTVMRETGGYPVKWTYYMQGKDLYVETESEDIHFGGVNQTYIGTGKDRLIGKKVTVNFSGDGNNHSIDVYKDFQGTEASAYMFYYSTNAPGQETRVVLQP, encoded by the coding sequence ATGAACAATCTGGAAGATGTGCTGAAACGGCAGTTAAATGATGATAAGACTTTGACTTACCCTGACTTTGAGCAGATGTGGAAAAGATTAGGAGTGAACGATGCTGCTGGCCCGGTGCAAGTTGACGCTGAAGGACCTGCCGCCACCGGATACCGCCGGAAGAGAAGCTGGCAGCGTGTTGCTGTGCTGGCAAGCTTAAGTGTCCTGCTGGCGGCTGCTCCGGTCTATGCAGCAATCCATTACAACTGGGATGGGCTGCTGAGCGGCCGGAGCGGTGTTCAGGCGGCGCTTGCACAGAATCTGGGACAGCCGCTTGAGCAATCCCTGACTTATGACGGGCTGACATTGAAGCTGCATACAGCAATTGTGGATGAGAACCGCACAGTAATTCTGTATACACTTGATGTGGGTGCAAAGGATGAAGCTGCGTTGTGGAATGTGACGGATATGCAGCTTCAGGACCAGCAGGGAAAGGTCTACGATGAAGGCTTCAGCTATCTGCAATGGGATGAGGGGAATGGCTGGTATAACGGCTACTTCGAGAGTGAGTGGACACCGCAGCAGGACAATGTGCAGATTACGTTAAAAGCTGCTGCGGTGGAGGCTTTCAGCTCGCATCAGCAAGCACTGCCGCTGGACAGCGGATCAGCGGCTGCTCAGGTCTTCCGGATCGGCGATGAGGGGATGCAGTCGATAGAAGTGAAGCCGTTTGCCCAAAACCAGAATAAGCTGCTGCTCTCCTCGGCAGTTACGTTTGATCAGCCGGAAGCCAAGGCTTGGACCCATCCCGAGATAGTCGCTTATAACGGCGCAACTAAGGTCAGCGGGCTCGCGGGCGGAACCTTCGGAACACCGGGGGACAACGGAGAATATACGATGCAGCAGTATTTCCGGGATTCAGACATTGTCAGCGGGCAAACGACCTATGCCCTGCAGTATACCAAGCTGGAGCAGCATGTTACCGGGCCGTGGGCGTTCGATCTGCAGCTGAGCAAACAGCAGATGGAGGGCGGAACAGTCAAACGGGTGCTGAATATACCGCTGGAGACCGGTGATACGCTGAACACGATTGAGGAAATGATCATTACCCCTTCGCAAATCCGCTTGAATGTACGGGTTGGCGGCAAATCGTTCAAGCATGATCTTCCCTACAAGCAATATTCGCTGCTGGTGAACGGCCAGAGTCTTGAAGGCCATTTCTGGGGCAGCTCTGCTGATGACCGTGATGTGATGAAGCTGAAATTTGAGCGTCCGGAAGGGCTGGTAATCGATGAGGATACGCCAGTCACCTTCTTAGGGAAGTATAAAGTCACTATCCATGATGAGGACAAAGAGCCGCTGCTGCTAAGAGATATATCCTCTGAAAAGCAGACGGTAATGCGCGAAACCGGCGGTTATCCGGTGAAATGGACCTACTACATGCAGGGCAAGGATTTGTACGTGGAGACTGAAAGCGAGGATATTCATTTCGGCGGAGTGAATCAAACCTATATCGGCACCGGTAAAGACCGGCTGATCGGCAAAAAGGTAACGGTTAATTTCAGCGGTGACGGAAATAATCATTCGATTGATGTCTATAAGGATTTCCAGGGGACGGAAGCCTCGGCTTATATGTTCTACTACTCAACAAATGCCCCCGGACAAGAGACCCGGGTTGTACTGCAGCCGTAG
- a CDS encoding DNA-3-methyladenine glycosylase I: protein MTRCTWVNEDPLYIAYHDEEWGKPLHDDLKLFELLMLEGMQAGLSWYTVLKKREHFREAFDGFDPHKIVHYGEDKVAELLQDKGIIRNRLKINGVIRNAEIYLQICEEEGSFAGYLWSFIGGSPVVNSWQSRADVPATTPQSDAMSKALKQRGMKFVGSTICYAFMQASGMVDDHASDCFCRSTGAVHGS from the coding sequence ATAACACGCTGCACCTGGGTGAATGAGGACCCGCTATATATTGCCTATCATGATGAGGAATGGGGCAAGCCGCTGCATGATGACCTGAAGCTGTTCGAGCTGCTGATGCTGGAGGGAATGCAGGCCGGGCTGAGCTGGTACACCGTACTTAAAAAGCGCGAGCATTTCCGTGAAGCCTTCGACGGGTTCGACCCGCACAAAATCGTGCACTACGGCGAGGACAAGGTTGCTGAGCTGCTGCAGGATAAAGGGATCATCCGGAACCGGCTGAAAATTAACGGGGTTATCCGCAATGCGGAGATTTATTTGCAGATTTGTGAAGAGGAAGGCAGCTTTGCCGGTTATCTCTGGAGCTTCATCGGCGGCTCGCCGGTGGTGAACAGCTGGCAGAGCAGGGCGGATGTCCCCGCAACCACTCCGCAGTCGGATGCCATGAGCAAAGCGCTGAAGCAGAGGGGCATGAAGTTTGTCGGCTCTACGATCTGTTATGCTTTTATGCAGGCTTCCGGCATGGTGGACGATCACGCTTCTGATTGCTTTTGCCGCAGTACCGGGGCTGTTCACGGGAGCTGA
- the prmA gene encoding 50S ribosomal protein L11 methyltransferase encodes MLWHELTVHTTEEAQEMISNLLYEAGAGGVSIEESGTLNKIRDTRYGELYDEPLNDIPEGEAVIKGYYAEAVLMDEIVAELTPRVEELREFGIDPGKALISWKTVDEDEWAHAWKQYFKPLRVSERLTIKPTWEDYTPESAEEKIIEIDPGMAFGTGTHPTTALCLRALEQHVRSGDEVIDVGTGSGILAVGAVLLGAKSVLALDLDPVAVESARENVALNRLEQAITVKESDLLSLLGGESAADTAAGEMWPAARPGHTLQQQAERDAAPADSSLGVTLPVRIVVANILAEIIVLFTDDVYRALQPEGLYITSGIYKDKEGLVAEALKASGFEIIEITREEDWVAFTAGKR; translated from the coding sequence ATGCTATGGCACGAACTGACGGTACATACAACAGAGGAAGCGCAGGAGATGATTTCGAATCTGCTGTATGAGGCTGGTGCGGGCGGAGTTTCCATTGAAGAATCCGGAACGCTGAATAAAATACGGGACACCCGTTACGGTGAATTATACGATGAGCCGCTGAATGATATCCCCGAAGGGGAAGCTGTAATTAAAGGTTATTATGCTGAAGCCGTGCTGATGGATGAGATTGTGGCTGAGCTGACGCCAAGAGTGGAGGAGCTGAGGGAGTTCGGGATTGATCCCGGTAAAGCGCTGATCTCCTGGAAGACCGTGGATGAGGATGAATGGGCTCACGCCTGGAAGCAGTATTTCAAACCGCTGCGCGTCTCGGAGCGGCTGACCATTAAGCCTACATGGGAGGACTATACCCCAGAATCTGCTGAGGAAAAGATTATTGAAATTGACCCCGGCATGGCTTTCGGAACGGGAACCCACCCGACAACGGCGCTCTGCCTGCGTGCCCTTGAGCAGCATGTGCGGAGCGGTGATGAAGTTATTGATGTCGGCACCGGCTCCGGAATCCTGGCTGTAGGTGCAGTGCTGCTGGGGGCAAAGTCCGTTCTGGCCCTGGACCTCGACCCGGTAGCTGTAGAGAGCGCGCGTGAGAATGTGGCGCTGAACCGGCTGGAGCAGGCTATTACTGTCAAGGAAAGTGACCTTCTCTCACTGCTCGGCGGCGAAAGTGCAGCTGATACGGCAGCCGGAGAGATGTGGCCGGCAGCCCGGCCCGGACATACATTGCAGCAGCAGGCAGAGCGTGATGCAGCTCCCGCTGACAGCAGCCTGGGAGTTACTCTGCCGGTGCGGATTGTAGTGGCCAATATACTGGCTGAGATTATTGTACTGTTCACGGACGATGTATACCGTGCGCTGCAGCCGGAAGGGCTGTACATCACTTCCGGTATATATAAGGATAAGGAAGGACTTGTAGCCGAGGCGCTGAAGGCTTCCGGTTTCGAAATTATAGAAATAACCCGTGAAGAAGACTGGGTGGCGTTTACAGCCGGAAAGAGGTAA